From Macaca mulatta isolate MMU2019108-1 chromosome 1, T2T-MMU8v2.0, whole genome shotgun sequence, the proteins below share one genomic window:
- the ATP1A2 gene encoding sodium/potassium-transporting ATPase subunit alpha-2 isoform X13 — MSYHVAGTARGIVIATGDRTVMGRIATLASGLEVGRTPIAMEIEHFIQLITGVAVFLGVSFFVLSLILGYSWLEAVIFLIGIIVANVPEGLLATVTVCLTLTAKRMARKNCLVKNLEAVETLGSTSTICSDKTGTLTQNRMTVAHMWFDNQIHEADTTEDQSGATFDKRSPTWTALSRIAGLCNRAVFKAGQENISVSKRDTAGDASESALLKCIELSCGSVRKMRDRNPKVAEIPFNSTNKYQLSIHEREDSPQSHVLVMKGAPERILDRCSTILVQGKEIPLDKEMQDAFQNAYMELGGLGERVLGFCQLNLPSGKFPRGFKFDTDELNFPTEKLCFVGLMSMIDPPRAAVPDAVGKCRSAGIKVIMVTGDHPITAKAIAKGVGIISEGNETVEDIAARLNIPVSQVNPREAKACVVHGSDLKDMTSEQLDEILKNHTEIVFARTSPQQKLIIVEGCQRQGAIVAVTGDGVNDSPALKKADIGIAMGISGSDVSKQAADMILLDDNFASIVTGVEEGRLIFDNLKKSIAYTLTSNIPEITPFLLFIIANIPLPLGTVTILCIDLGTDMVPAISLAYEAAESDIMKRQPRNSQTDKLVNERLISMAYGQIGMIQALGGFFTYFVILAENGFLPSRLLGIRLDWDDRTMNDLEDSYGQEWTYEQRKVVEFTCHTAFFASIVVVQWADLIICKTRRNSVFQQGMKNKILIFGLLEETALAAFLSYCPGMGVALRMYPLKVTWWFCAFPYSLLIFIYDEVRKLILRRYPGGWVEKETYY; from the exons atgtcctACCATGTTGCAGGCACTGCCAGGGGCATTGTGATTGCCACAGGCGACCGGACCGTGATGGGCCGCATAGCCACTCTCGCCTCAGGCCTAGAGGTTGGGCGGACACCCATAGCCATGGAGATTGAACACTTCATCCAGCTGATCACAGGGGTCGCTGTATTCCTGGGGGTCTCCTTCTTCGTGCTCTCCCTCATCCTGGGCTACAGTTGGCTGGAGGCAGTCATCTTCCTCATCGGCATCATCGTGGCCAATGTGCCCGAGGGGCTTCTGGCCACTGTCACT GTGTGCCTCACCCTGACAGCCAAGCGCATGGCGAGGAAGAACTGCCTGGTGAAGAACCTGGAGGCAGTGGAGACGCTGGGCTCCACGTCCACCATCTGCTCGGACAAGACGGGCACCCTCACCCAGAACCGCATGACCGTCGCCCACATGTGGTTCGACAACCAAATCCATGAGGCCGACACCACCGAAGATCAGTCTG GGGCCACTTTTGACAAACGATCCCCGACTTGGACAGCCCTGTCTCGAATTGCTGGTCTCTGCAACCGTGCCGTCTTCAAGGCAGGACAGGAGAACATCTCTGTGTCTAAG CGGGATACAGCTGGTGACGCCTCCGAGTCAGCTCTGCTCAAGTGCATCGAGCTGTCCTGTGGCTCAGTGAGGAAGATGAGAGACAGAAACCCCAAGGTGGCAGAGATTCCTTTCAACTCAACCAACAAGTACCAG CTGTCCATCCACGAGCGAGAGGACAGCCCCCAGAGCCACGTGCTAGTGATGAAGGGGGCCCCAGAGCGCATCCTGGACCGGTGCTCCACCATCCTGGTGCAGGGCAAGGAGATCCCACTCGACAAGGAGATGCAAGACGCCTTTCAAAATGCCTACATGGAGCTGGGGGGACTGGGGGAGCGTGTGCTGG GGTTCTGTCAACTGAATCTGCCATCTGGAAAGTTTCCTCGGGGCTTCAAATTCGACACGGATGAGCTGAACTTTCCCACGGAGAAGCTTTGCTTTGTGGGGCTCATGTCTATGATTGACCCTCCCCGGGCTGCTGTGCCAGATGCTGTGGGCAAGTGCCGAAGTGCAGGCATCAAG GTGATCATGGTAACCGGGGATCACCCTATCACAGCTAAGGCCATTGCCAAAGGCGTGGGCATCATATCAGAGGGTAACGAGACCGTGGAGGACATTGCAGCCCGGCTCAACATTCCCGTGAGTCAAGTCAACCCCAG AGAAGCCAAGGCGTGCGTGGTGCACGGCTCTGACCTGAAGGACATGACATCGGAGCAGCTCGATGAGATCCTCAAGAACCACACAGAGATTGTCTTTGCTCGGACGTCTCCCCAGCAGAAGCTCATTATTGTGGAGGGATGTCAGAGGCAG GGAGCCATTGTGGCCGTGACGGGTGACGGGGTGAACGACTCCCCTGCGCTGAAGAAGGCTGACATTGGCATTGCCATGGGCATCTCTGGCTCTGACGTCTCTAAGCAGGCAGCCGACATGATCCTGCTGGACGACAACTTTGCCTCCATCGTTACGGGggtggaggagg GCCGCCTGATCTTTGACAACTTGAAGAAATCCATCGCCTACACCCTGACCAGCAACATCCCGGAGATCACCCCCTTCCTGCTGTTCATCATTGCCAACATCCCCCTGCCTCTGGGCACTGTGACCATCCTCTGCATTGACCTGGGCACGGATATG GTTCCTGCCATCTCCTTGGCCTATGAGGCAGCTGAGAGTGACATCATGAAGCGGCAGCCGCGAAACTCCCAGACAGACAAGCTGGTGAATGAGAGGCTCATCAGCATGGCCTATGGACAGATCG GGATGATCCAGGCACTGGGTGGCTTCTTCACCTACTTTGTGATCCTGGCAGAGAACGGTTTCCTGCCATCACGGCTACTGGGAATCCGCCTCGACTGGGATGACCGGACCATGAACGATCTGGAGGACAGCTATGGACAGGAGTGG ACCTATGAGCAGCGGAAGGTGGTGGAGTTCACGTGCCACACGGCATTCTTTGCCAGCATCGTGGTGGTGCAGTGGGCTGACCTCATCATCTGCAAGACCCGCCGCAACTCAGTCTTCCAGCAGGGCATGAA GAACAAGATCCTGATTTTTGGGCTCCTGGAGGAGACGGCGTTGGCTGCCTTTCTCTCTTACTGCCCAGGCATGGGTGTAGCCCTCCGCATGTACCCGCTCAA AGTCACCTGGTGGTTCTGCGCCTTCCCCTATAGCCTCCTCATCTTCATCTATGACGAGGTCCGAAAGCTTATCCTGCGGCGGTATCCTGGTG GCTGGGTGGAGAAGGAGACATACTACTGA
- the ATP1A2 gene encoding sodium/potassium-transporting ATPase subunit alpha-2 isoform X16 translates to MTSEQLDEILKNHTEIVFARTSPQQKLIIVEGCQRQGAIVAVTGDGVNDSPALKKADIGIAMGISGSDVSKQAADMILLDDNFASIVTGVEEGRLIFDNLKKSIAYTLTSNIPEITPFLLFIIANIPLPLGTVTILCIDLGTDMVPAISLAYEAAESDIMKRQPRNSQTDKLVNERLISMAYGQIGMIQALGGFFTYFVILAENGFLPSRLLGIRLDWDDRTMNDLEDSYGQEWTYEQRKVVEFTCHTAFFASIVVVQWADLIICKTRRNSVFQQGMKNKILIFGLLEETALAAFLSYCPGMGVALRMYPLKVTWWFCAFPYSLLIFIYDEVRKLILRRYPGGWVEKETYY, encoded by the exons ATGACATCGGAGCAGCTCGATGAGATCCTCAAGAACCACACAGAGATTGTCTTTGCTCGGACGTCTCCCCAGCAGAAGCTCATTATTGTGGAGGGATGTCAGAGGCAG GGAGCCATTGTGGCCGTGACGGGTGACGGGGTGAACGACTCCCCTGCGCTGAAGAAGGCTGACATTGGCATTGCCATGGGCATCTCTGGCTCTGACGTCTCTAAGCAGGCAGCCGACATGATCCTGCTGGACGACAACTTTGCCTCCATCGTTACGGGggtggaggagg GCCGCCTGATCTTTGACAACTTGAAGAAATCCATCGCCTACACCCTGACCAGCAACATCCCGGAGATCACCCCCTTCCTGCTGTTCATCATTGCCAACATCCCCCTGCCTCTGGGCACTGTGACCATCCTCTGCATTGACCTGGGCACGGATATG GTTCCTGCCATCTCCTTGGCCTATGAGGCAGCTGAGAGTGACATCATGAAGCGGCAGCCGCGAAACTCCCAGACAGACAAGCTGGTGAATGAGAGGCTCATCAGCATGGCCTATGGACAGATCG GGATGATCCAGGCACTGGGTGGCTTCTTCACCTACTTTGTGATCCTGGCAGAGAACGGTTTCCTGCCATCACGGCTACTGGGAATCCGCCTCGACTGGGATGACCGGACCATGAACGATCTGGAGGACAGCTATGGACAGGAGTGG ACCTATGAGCAGCGGAAGGTGGTGGAGTTCACGTGCCACACGGCATTCTTTGCCAGCATCGTGGTGGTGCAGTGGGCTGACCTCATCATCTGCAAGACCCGCCGCAACTCAGTCTTCCAGCAGGGCATGAA GAACAAGATCCTGATTTTTGGGCTCCTGGAGGAGACGGCGTTGGCTGCCTTTCTCTCTTACTGCCCAGGCATGGGTGTAGCCCTCCGCATGTACCCGCTCAA AGTCACCTGGTGGTTCTGCGCCTTCCCCTATAGCCTCCTCATCTTCATCTATGACGAGGTCCGAAAGCTTATCCTGCGGCGGTATCCTGGTG GCTGGGTGGAGAAGGAGACATACTACTGA
- the ATP1A2 gene encoding sodium/potassium-transporting ATPase subunit alpha-2 isoform X12 codes for MRTPWKPAISVSSPPTVLKVRSQPAPLPGSHKAPNLMSYHVAGTARGIVIATGDRTVMGRIATLASGLEVGRTPIAMEIEHFIQLITGVAVFLGVSFFVLSLILGYSWLEAVIFLIGIIVANVPEGLLATVTVCLTLTAKRMARKNCLVKNLEAVETLGSTSTICSDKTGTLTQNRMTVAHMWFDNQIHEADTTEDQSGATFDKRSPTWTALSRIAGLCNRAVFKAGQENISVSKRDTAGDASESALLKCIELSCGSVRKMRDRNPKVAEIPFNSTNKYQLSIHEREDSPQSHVLVMKGAPERILDRCSTILVQGKEIPLDKEMQDAFQNAYMELGGLGERVLGFCQLNLPSGKFPRGFKFDTDELNFPTEKLCFVGLMSMIDPPRAAVPDAVGKCRSAGIKVIMVTGDHPITAKAIAKGVGIISEGNETVEDIAARLNIPVSQVNPREAKACVVHGSDLKDMTSEQLDEILKNHTEIVFARTSPQQKLIIVEGCQRQGAIVAVTGDGVNDSPALKKADIGIAMGISGSDVSKQAADMILLDDNFASIVTGVEEGRLIFDNLKKSIAYTLTSNIPEITPFLLFIIANIPLPLGTVTILCIDLGTDMVPAISLAYEAAESDIMKRQPRNSQTDKLVNERLISMAYGQIGMIQALGGFFTYFVILAENGFLPSRLLGIRLDWDDRTMNDLEDSYGQEWTYEQRKVVEFTCHTAFFASIVVVQWADLIICKTRRNSVFQQGMKNKILIFGLLEETALAAFLSYCPGMGVALRMYPLKVTWWFCAFPYSLLIFIYDEVRKLILRRYPGGWVEKETYY; via the exons ATGAGAACCCCCTGGAAACCCGCAATATCTGTTTCTTCTCCACCAACTGTGTTGAAGGTGAGAAGCCAGCCTGCACCCC TCCCTGGGAGCCACAAggcacccaacctgatgtcctACCATGTTGCAGGCACTGCCAGGGGCATTGTGATTGCCACAGGCGACCGGACCGTGATGGGCCGCATAGCCACTCTCGCCTCAGGCCTAGAGGTTGGGCGGACACCCATAGCCATGGAGATTGAACACTTCATCCAGCTGATCACAGGGGTCGCTGTATTCCTGGGGGTCTCCTTCTTCGTGCTCTCCCTCATCCTGGGCTACAGTTGGCTGGAGGCAGTCATCTTCCTCATCGGCATCATCGTGGCCAATGTGCCCGAGGGGCTTCTGGCCACTGTCACT GTGTGCCTCACCCTGACAGCCAAGCGCATGGCGAGGAAGAACTGCCTGGTGAAGAACCTGGAGGCAGTGGAGACGCTGGGCTCCACGTCCACCATCTGCTCGGACAAGACGGGCACCCTCACCCAGAACCGCATGACCGTCGCCCACATGTGGTTCGACAACCAAATCCATGAGGCCGACACCACCGAAGATCAGTCTG GGGCCACTTTTGACAAACGATCCCCGACTTGGACAGCCCTGTCTCGAATTGCTGGTCTCTGCAACCGTGCCGTCTTCAAGGCAGGACAGGAGAACATCTCTGTGTCTAAG CGGGATACAGCTGGTGACGCCTCCGAGTCAGCTCTGCTCAAGTGCATCGAGCTGTCCTGTGGCTCAGTGAGGAAGATGAGAGACAGAAACCCCAAGGTGGCAGAGATTCCTTTCAACTCAACCAACAAGTACCAG CTGTCCATCCACGAGCGAGAGGACAGCCCCCAGAGCCACGTGCTAGTGATGAAGGGGGCCCCAGAGCGCATCCTGGACCGGTGCTCCACCATCCTGGTGCAGGGCAAGGAGATCCCACTCGACAAGGAGATGCAAGACGCCTTTCAAAATGCCTACATGGAGCTGGGGGGACTGGGGGAGCGTGTGCTGG GGTTCTGTCAACTGAATCTGCCATCTGGAAAGTTTCCTCGGGGCTTCAAATTCGACACGGATGAGCTGAACTTTCCCACGGAGAAGCTTTGCTTTGTGGGGCTCATGTCTATGATTGACCCTCCCCGGGCTGCTGTGCCAGATGCTGTGGGCAAGTGCCGAAGTGCAGGCATCAAG GTGATCATGGTAACCGGGGATCACCCTATCACAGCTAAGGCCATTGCCAAAGGCGTGGGCATCATATCAGAGGGTAACGAGACCGTGGAGGACATTGCAGCCCGGCTCAACATTCCCGTGAGTCAAGTCAACCCCAG AGAAGCCAAGGCGTGCGTGGTGCACGGCTCTGACCTGAAGGACATGACATCGGAGCAGCTCGATGAGATCCTCAAGAACCACACAGAGATTGTCTTTGCTCGGACGTCTCCCCAGCAGAAGCTCATTATTGTGGAGGGATGTCAGAGGCAG GGAGCCATTGTGGCCGTGACGGGTGACGGGGTGAACGACTCCCCTGCGCTGAAGAAGGCTGACATTGGCATTGCCATGGGCATCTCTGGCTCTGACGTCTCTAAGCAGGCAGCCGACATGATCCTGCTGGACGACAACTTTGCCTCCATCGTTACGGGggtggaggagg GCCGCCTGATCTTTGACAACTTGAAGAAATCCATCGCCTACACCCTGACCAGCAACATCCCGGAGATCACCCCCTTCCTGCTGTTCATCATTGCCAACATCCCCCTGCCTCTGGGCACTGTGACCATCCTCTGCATTGACCTGGGCACGGATATG GTTCCTGCCATCTCCTTGGCCTATGAGGCAGCTGAGAGTGACATCATGAAGCGGCAGCCGCGAAACTCCCAGACAGACAAGCTGGTGAATGAGAGGCTCATCAGCATGGCCTATGGACAGATCG GGATGATCCAGGCACTGGGTGGCTTCTTCACCTACTTTGTGATCCTGGCAGAGAACGGTTTCCTGCCATCACGGCTACTGGGAATCCGCCTCGACTGGGATGACCGGACCATGAACGATCTGGAGGACAGCTATGGACAGGAGTGG ACCTATGAGCAGCGGAAGGTGGTGGAGTTCACGTGCCACACGGCATTCTTTGCCAGCATCGTGGTGGTGCAGTGGGCTGACCTCATCATCTGCAAGACCCGCCGCAACTCAGTCTTCCAGCAGGGCATGAA GAACAAGATCCTGATTTTTGGGCTCCTGGAGGAGACGGCGTTGGCTGCCTTTCTCTCTTACTGCCCAGGCATGGGTGTAGCCCTCCGCATGTACCCGCTCAA AGTCACCTGGTGGTTCTGCGCCTTCCCCTATAGCCTCCTCATCTTCATCTATGACGAGGTCCGAAAGCTTATCCTGCGGCGGTATCCTGGTG GCTGGGTGGAGAAGGAGACATACTACTGA
- the ATP1A2 gene encoding sodium/potassium-transporting ATPase subunit alpha-2 isoform X10, translating to MAGPGSGLGWAETSILCAACGSPQQALVIREGEKIQINAEEVVVGDLVEVKGGDRVPADLRIISSHGCKVDNSSLTGESEPQTRSPEFTHENPLETRNICFFSTNCVEGTARGIVIATGDRTVMGRIATLASGLEVGRTPIAMEIEHFIQLITGVAVFLGVSFFVLSLILGYSWLEAVIFLIGIIVANVPEGLLATVTVCLTLTAKRMARKNCLVKNLEAVETLGSTSTICSDKTGTLTQNRMTVAHMWFDNQIHEADTTEDQSGATFDKRSPTWTALSRIAGLCNRAVFKAGQENISVSKRDTAGDASESALLKCIELSCGSVRKMRDRNPKVAEIPFNSTNKYQLSIHEREDSPQSHVLVMKGAPERILDRCSTILVQGKEIPLDKEMQDAFQNAYMELGGLGERVLGFCQLNLPSGKFPRGFKFDTDELNFPTEKLCFVGLMSMIDPPRAAVPDAVGKCRSAGIKVIMVTGDHPITAKAIAKGVGIISEGNETVEDIAARLNIPVSQVNPREAKACVVHGSDLKDMTSEQLDEILKNHTEIVFARTSPQQKLIIVEGCQRQGAIVAVTGDGVNDSPALKKADIGIAMGISGSDVSKQAADMILLDDNFASIVTGVEEGRLIFDNLKKSIAYTLTSNIPEITPFLLFIIANIPLPLGTVTILCIDLGTDMVPAISLAYEAAESDIMKRQPRNSQTDKLVNERLISMAYGQIGMIQALGGFFTYFVILAENGFLPSRLLGIRLDWDDRTMNDLEDSYGQEWTYEQRKVVEFTCHTAFFASIVVVQWADLIICKTRRNSVFQQGMKNKILIFGLLEETALAAFLSYCPGMGVALRMYPLKVTWWFCAFPYSLLIFIYDEVRKLILRRYPGGWVEKETYY from the exons GTGGATAACTCATCCCTAACAGGAGAGTCGGAGCCCCAGACCCGCTCCCCTGAGTTCACCCATGAGAACCCCCTGGAAACCCGCAATATCTGTTTCTTCTCCACCAACTGTGTTGAAG GCACTGCCAGGGGCATTGTGATTGCCACAGGCGACCGGACCGTGATGGGCCGCATAGCCACTCTCGCCTCAGGCCTAGAGGTTGGGCGGACACCCATAGCCATGGAGATTGAACACTTCATCCAGCTGATCACAGGGGTCGCTGTATTCCTGGGGGTCTCCTTCTTCGTGCTCTCCCTCATCCTGGGCTACAGTTGGCTGGAGGCAGTCATCTTCCTCATCGGCATCATCGTGGCCAATGTGCCCGAGGGGCTTCTGGCCACTGTCACT GTGTGCCTCACCCTGACAGCCAAGCGCATGGCGAGGAAGAACTGCCTGGTGAAGAACCTGGAGGCAGTGGAGACGCTGGGCTCCACGTCCACCATCTGCTCGGACAAGACGGGCACCCTCACCCAGAACCGCATGACCGTCGCCCACATGTGGTTCGACAACCAAATCCATGAGGCCGACACCACCGAAGATCAGTCTG GGGCCACTTTTGACAAACGATCCCCGACTTGGACAGCCCTGTCTCGAATTGCTGGTCTCTGCAACCGTGCCGTCTTCAAGGCAGGACAGGAGAACATCTCTGTGTCTAAG CGGGATACAGCTGGTGACGCCTCCGAGTCAGCTCTGCTCAAGTGCATCGAGCTGTCCTGTGGCTCAGTGAGGAAGATGAGAGACAGAAACCCCAAGGTGGCAGAGATTCCTTTCAACTCAACCAACAAGTACCAG CTGTCCATCCACGAGCGAGAGGACAGCCCCCAGAGCCACGTGCTAGTGATGAAGGGGGCCCCAGAGCGCATCCTGGACCGGTGCTCCACCATCCTGGTGCAGGGCAAGGAGATCCCACTCGACAAGGAGATGCAAGACGCCTTTCAAAATGCCTACATGGAGCTGGGGGGACTGGGGGAGCGTGTGCTGG GGTTCTGTCAACTGAATCTGCCATCTGGAAAGTTTCCTCGGGGCTTCAAATTCGACACGGATGAGCTGAACTTTCCCACGGAGAAGCTTTGCTTTGTGGGGCTCATGTCTATGATTGACCCTCCCCGGGCTGCTGTGCCAGATGCTGTGGGCAAGTGCCGAAGTGCAGGCATCAAG GTGATCATGGTAACCGGGGATCACCCTATCACAGCTAAGGCCATTGCCAAAGGCGTGGGCATCATATCAGAGGGTAACGAGACCGTGGAGGACATTGCAGCCCGGCTCAACATTCCCGTGAGTCAAGTCAACCCCAG AGAAGCCAAGGCGTGCGTGGTGCACGGCTCTGACCTGAAGGACATGACATCGGAGCAGCTCGATGAGATCCTCAAGAACCACACAGAGATTGTCTTTGCTCGGACGTCTCCCCAGCAGAAGCTCATTATTGTGGAGGGATGTCAGAGGCAG GGAGCCATTGTGGCCGTGACGGGTGACGGGGTGAACGACTCCCCTGCGCTGAAGAAGGCTGACATTGGCATTGCCATGGGCATCTCTGGCTCTGACGTCTCTAAGCAGGCAGCCGACATGATCCTGCTGGACGACAACTTTGCCTCCATCGTTACGGGggtggaggagg GCCGCCTGATCTTTGACAACTTGAAGAAATCCATCGCCTACACCCTGACCAGCAACATCCCGGAGATCACCCCCTTCCTGCTGTTCATCATTGCCAACATCCCCCTGCCTCTGGGCACTGTGACCATCCTCTGCATTGACCTGGGCACGGATATG GTTCCTGCCATCTCCTTGGCCTATGAGGCAGCTGAGAGTGACATCATGAAGCGGCAGCCGCGAAACTCCCAGACAGACAAGCTGGTGAATGAGAGGCTCATCAGCATGGCCTATGGACAGATCG GGATGATCCAGGCACTGGGTGGCTTCTTCACCTACTTTGTGATCCTGGCAGAGAACGGTTTCCTGCCATCACGGCTACTGGGAATCCGCCTCGACTGGGATGACCGGACCATGAACGATCTGGAGGACAGCTATGGACAGGAGTGG ACCTATGAGCAGCGGAAGGTGGTGGAGTTCACGTGCCACACGGCATTCTTTGCCAGCATCGTGGTGGTGCAGTGGGCTGACCTCATCATCTGCAAGACCCGCCGCAACTCAGTCTTCCAGCAGGGCATGAA GAACAAGATCCTGATTTTTGGGCTCCTGGAGGAGACGGCGTTGGCTGCCTTTCTCTCTTACTGCCCAGGCATGGGTGTAGCCCTCCGCATGTACCCGCTCAA AGTCACCTGGTGGTTCTGCGCCTTCCCCTATAGCCTCCTCATCTTCATCTATGACGAGGTCCGAAAGCTTATCCTGCGGCGGTATCCTGGTG GCTGGGTGGAGAAGGAGACATACTACTGA